The window CGGGACGAGCGCATCGATTGCCTTCAGACCCGTCTGCAGCGGCTCGTGGACGCTCTTGCGATCCGCGATGCCCGGTGCCGGCGACTCGACCGGACGGAACTCCTTCGTGTCGATGGGGCCCTTGCCGTCGATCGGACGACCGAGCGCGTCCACGACGCGGCCGATCATCGCCTCGCCGACGGGCACCTGCATGATGCGACCCGTGCGCTTCACGGTGTCGCCTTCCTTGATGACCGTATCGCCGCCGAGCAGAACCGCGCCAACGCTCTCCTGCTCAAGGTTCAGCACGAGCCCGTAGACCTCGTTGCCGAAGTCCAGCAGCTCGCCCGCCATCGCCTTGTCCAGCCCGTAGATATGCGCAATACCGTCGCCGACCTCAAGAACCGTGCCGACATCGTTCACATTCAGATCGACATCATAGTTCTTGATTCGTTCCTTGATTATGGAAGTAATCTCTTCCGGATTCATTTTCATATTTCGCTGTCACCCCGCTAGTTCGCCATTAACTCTGCCGTCATTGCTGCGAGACGTCCCTTGATGCTGCCGTCGATGCGGCGGTCGCCGATGCGCACCACCACGCCGCCGATGAGCGAGGGGTCGCGGTGCTCGCGCAGCGTTACCTGCTTGCCCGTGATGCGCTCAAGTTTCTCCGTCAGCTCCTTCAGCTGCGCGGGCGCGAGCGCGTCCACCGTCGTGACATCCGCCACGGCGATGCCGAGTTTCTCGTTCGAGAGCTGACCGAAGATCGCGTGGATCGCGTCGAACACCATCATGCGCCGCTTGTCGATGAGCAAGAGGAGGAAGTTCAGCATCGTATCGCGCACGCCGCCCTCGAACACCTCCTTCAGGAGGGACTTCTTGTCCTCCGGCCGGATGTTCGGGTTGCAGAGATACGCCTTCAGCTCCGGGCAGTCCTGATAGAGGTGCTGCACCTTCGCGAGATCCGCGCCGTACTCCTTGAGTGCGTGCTCCTCACAGGCAAGCTCGAAAATCGCGCGTGCGTACTTGCGTGCAAGTTCCATGTTCAGCATGGCGCATCACCGATCTTTTTTGCGTCGAGCTTCTTGATAAACTCGCCGATGATGGCATCGTTGTCCTTCGCCTCCAGATTCTTCCGGATGATCTTGCCCGCCGCTGCGAGCGACAGGGTGACAACCTCCGCCTTCAGCTGTTCAACGGCATGGGCGCGTTCGCGCTCCATCTGCAGCTCGTTCGCCTTCTTCATCTGTTCGATCTCGCGCTTCGTCGCCTGGATGCTCGCCTCGCGTTCCTCGCTCGCACGCTTCTCCGCCTGATCGACAATTTCCTGTGCCTTCGTACGTGCGGCGGCAAGCTGCGCCTTGTACTCACTGAGCGTCGCCTCGGCAGCGGCCGCATCCGCGTCCGCCTTTTCGATGCTCTCGGCGATCTTAGCTCTGCGCTCATCCATCATGCGGACGATCGGCTTGTACGCCACCGCGCGCAGGAGTGCAACGAGAATCAGGAAGTTGATGATTTGGACAGGCAGCGTCCCGTTGAGATCAATCAGCCCTTGCGTAATTTCGCTCAATTCCTATGCCCCCTTTGCAAAATCCATGCAATTCATACTTCTTAGTGAATCAGCGGATTTGCATAGAGCATGATGATACCGAAAACGACGCCGATGATG of the Selenomonas dianae genome contains:
- a CDS encoding F0F1 ATP synthase subunit delta, whose amino-acid sequence is MLNMELARKYARAIFELACEEHALKEYGADLAKVQHLYQDCPELKAYLCNPNIRPEDKKSLLKEVFEGGVRDTMLNFLLLLIDKRRMMVFDAIHAIFGQLSNEKLGIAVADVTTVDALAPAQLKELTEKLERITGKQVTLREHRDPSLIGGVVVRIGDRRIDGSIKGRLAAMTAELMAN
- the atpF gene encoding F0F1 ATP synthase subunit B; this encodes MSEITQGLIDLNGTLPVQIINFLILVALLRAVAYKPIVRMMDERRAKIAESIEKADADAAAAEATLSEYKAQLAAARTKAQEIVDQAEKRASEEREASIQATKREIEQMKKANELQMERERAHAVEQLKAEVVTLSLAAAGKIIRKNLEAKDNDAIIGEFIKKLDAKKIGDAPC